Within Amedibacterium intestinale, the genomic segment AAAGAATATGAGGGTATGACTCGTTTCTGTCTAATAGGTAGACCAAATGTTGGGAAAAGTTCCTTAGTAAATGCAATATTAAATCAGGAACGTGTTATTGTATCAGATATTGAGGGAACAACACGTGATGCCATTGATACGCCTTTTAAACGTGAAGGAAAAGATTATGTTGTTATTGATACAGCAGGAATACGTAAAAAAGGAAAAGTCTATGAAAATATAGAAAAATACTCTGTTTTACGTGCTATGGCAGCAATTGAAAGAAGTGATGTTGTTCTTGTAGTAATTGATGGAGAAACAGGTATTCGCGATCAGGATAAACATGTGGCAGGATATGCACATGAAGCTGGAAAAGGGGTCATCATTGTTTATAACAAATGGGATGCTGTAGACAAAGATGAGCAGACGATGCAGAAAATCGAAAAAGAAATTCGTGCACAGTTCCTATATCTAAGCTATGCACCAATATTATTTGTATCTGCGCTTAAAAAACAGCGTATCCATACACTTCTTCCGGCAATTGATGAAGTGCATGATTATTCAGTTCTTCGTATTCAGACAAACGTATTGAATGAAGTAATTATGGATGCACAGTTAATGACACCACCTCCTACACATAAAGGAAAACGATTAAAAATTTATTATGCATCTCAGGTATCGGTAGCACCTCCTACAATTGTGTTATTTGTAAATGACCCAGAATTGCTGCATTTCAGTTATAAACGTTACCTGGAAAACTGTTTGCGTGATGCATTTGCCTTTACAGGAACGACAATTCGTATCCTGGCAAGAGAAAGAAATAGATAAAGAGCGAAAGCTCTTTTTTTTAAATGAAAAATACCTAGTAATATTTTATAAAAACAT encodes:
- the der gene encoding ribosome biogenesis GTPase Der, whose translation is MISGILAIVGRPNVGKSTIFNRIIGERKSIVEDIPGVTRDRIYGKAEWLTKEFRVIDTGGIQLADQPFRDEINMQVEIAIDEADVILFVVSGKDGITMDDEYIARLLQKSRKPIVLAVNKVDDFSQNDAIYEFYNLGLGDPIAVSAAHGIGTGDMLDEIVKAFPDKQQKEYEGMTRFCLIGRPNVGKSSLVNAILNQERVIVSDIEGTTRDAIDTPFKREGKDYVVIDTAGIRKKGKVYENIEKYSVLRAMAAIERSDVVLVVIDGETGIRDQDKHVAGYAHEAGKGVIIVYNKWDAVDKDEQTMQKIEKEIRAQFLYLSYAPILFVSALKKQRIHTLLPAIDEVHDYSVLRIQTNVLNEVIMDAQLMTPPPTHKGKRLKIYYASQVSVAPPTIVLFVNDPELLHFSYKRYLENCLRDAFAFTGTTIRILARERNR